The following proteins are co-located in the Spirosoma montaniterrae genome:
- a CDS encoding beta strand repeat-containing protein, translating into MRNLLLLGATLLALTTFSYGQNTTTLNQNGSYQAAVQQQTGNNQNSIINQTQGSGTNIGNWAGTYQTATSSNTATINQKDGSQGNRAGLTQQGGSGNNATINQNNGALGTSGTTTSTAVATSLAAGGTGNFAGILQNGSNNTGVLINQNNNSKSNFGEIWQNGNNNSGSTINQNDNSTGNRATVFQGFIDRGIIGGVSSNNTATIDQNGTVNGASQNNLATVTQADDGNTATVGQSSNSSSNTATVDQSGSIVGNTATITQSGGIAGSSSENTATITQAGDENTATILQSNGTTGAGASTLNMAAIGQNGDFNTASIFQQPGADGASSNNKATIEQTNDDNGATISQNNNSTGNEALIQQSGSGSTFNTATVFQNDNSSNQKATVVQTGTNLFADVKQNGQELGTAGQISEGNSATVTQTGDAHQAFSEQSSGFDSSEDNIVNITQIGTTGGHTAEVTQNDLSLRNTATVDQSGQSNFSEVNQSGFSFNLAGIGSTDNKATVVQSGTSNTGRVFQANNADENVATLTQSGQGNSAEIYHVSNVTNNTATSTQSGVTGSVVIQQIRGSDQATATVVQSGTSNNGQIYQYRGTGNVALIDQLTTGSSNRVEIYQGDTSSSLGASFPTSSSNNSAVTQRGTSNTARLDLLGNSNVTTMSQTGRANLIRGITGVSPFSTYAGVYGNNNLMTVTQVSGAAGTGNTANLDQRGNFNVMTVDQNGQTNSSTTRQVANVTSSTITVTQSGTSNTGSAAQFNSTNSTAIIEQLGASTSNTATISQGSSASAVSNNNMSMITQEGTLNVARFQVIGSDNTATMTQTGGNNVIQGITGSSPIANTAGQYGNNNTLTVTQLSGLTGPANTANVLQSGNFNTINISQSTLVTP; encoded by the coding sequence ATGAGGAACCTTCTCCTATTGGGGGCCACGCTGCTGGCCCTTACTACATTCTCTTACGGGCAAAACACGACAACCCTCAACCAAAACGGCTCGTATCAGGCGGCTGTACAACAGCAAACGGGTAACAACCAAAACTCAATCATCAACCAAACGCAGGGATCGGGTACAAACATTGGCAACTGGGCCGGTACGTACCAGACCGCTACCAGCAGCAACACAGCCACAATCAATCAGAAAGATGGTTCGCAGGGCAACCGGGCGGGCCTGACGCAGCAGGGCGGCTCGGGCAACAACGCCACAATTAACCAGAATAACGGCGCGCTGGGCACAAGCGGCACCACCACCTCAACCGCCGTGGCTACGTCGCTGGCAGCAGGAGGTACGGGTAACTTTGCCGGTATTCTGCAAAATGGCAGTAACAACACGGGTGTACTTATCAACCAAAACAATAACAGCAAGAGTAATTTCGGCGAAATCTGGCAGAATGGGAATAACAACAGCGGTTCTACCATCAACCAAAACGATAATTCAACGGGCAACCGGGCCACTGTTTTTCAAGGGTTTATCGACCGGGGCATCATTGGCGGGGTTAGCAGTAACAACACGGCTACCATCGACCAGAACGGTACGGTAAACGGAGCCTCGCAAAACAACCTCGCCACCGTGACACAGGCCGACGATGGCAATACGGCAACCGTTGGGCAAAGCAGCAACAGTTCGAGCAACACCGCTACCGTCGATCAGAGCGGCTCTATCGTAGGCAATACGGCTACTATTACCCAAAGCGGGGGAATAGCGGGCAGCAGCTCGGAAAACACGGCTACCATTACACAGGCGGGCGACGAAAATACGGCTACCATTTTGCAAAGCAACGGCACAACCGGCGCGGGCGCATCGACCCTGAATATGGCTGCTATTGGGCAGAATGGCGATTTCAACACGGCTTCCATTTTTCAGCAGCCCGGTGCCGACGGTGCGTCGAGCAATAACAAAGCCACCATCGAGCAAACCAACGACGACAACGGAGCTACAATTTCTCAGAACAACAATTCGACAGGTAATGAGGCACTGATTCAGCAGTCGGGCAGCGGTAGCACGTTCAATACTGCAACTGTTTTTCAGAACGATAACAGCAGCAACCAGAAAGCTACGGTTGTGCAAACCGGCACGAACCTCTTTGCCGACGTGAAACAAAACGGGCAGGAACTGGGAACCGCCGGACAAATCAGCGAGGGCAACTCAGCTACGGTGACGCAAACGGGCGATGCGCATCAGGCTTTTTCCGAACAAAGTTCAGGCTTTGATAGCAGCGAGGATAACATTGTCAATATAACACAGATTGGCACCACTGGCGGCCACACCGCCGAGGTGACCCAGAACGACCTGAGCCTGCGTAACACAGCTACGGTTGACCAATCGGGACAGAGTAATTTCAGCGAGGTGAATCAATCTGGTTTCTCTTTTAATCTCGCTGGAATAGGCAGCACAGATAACAAAGCCACGGTCGTTCAATCGGGTACGTCGAATACAGGCCGAGTGTTTCAGGCTAATAACGCAGACGAAAACGTTGCTACGCTCACCCAATCGGGGCAGGGTAACAGCGCCGAAATCTATCATGTCTCTAACGTTACCAACAACACCGCTACCAGCACACAGAGTGGCGTAACAGGGTCGGTCGTTATTCAGCAGATTCGCGGCTCCGATCAGGCTACAGCCACGGTTGTGCAGAGCGGCACCAGCAATAACGGCCAGATTTACCAGTATCGGGGAACGGGCAACGTAGCCCTGATCGACCAGCTTACGACGGGCAGCAGTAACCGAGTCGAAATCTACCAGGGTGATACTAGTAGCTCACTTGGCGCTTCTTTTCCAACATCGAGTAGCAACAACTCAGCCGTTACGCAACGTGGCACATCGAACACGGCCCGCTTAGACCTGCTCGGTAATAGCAACGTGACCACCATGTCGCAAACGGGCCGTGCCAACCTCATCCGGGGTATCACGGGCGTGTCGCCATTTTCGACTTACGCGGGTGTATATGGCAACAACAACCTCATGACAGTGACGCAGGTAAGCGGAGCAGCGGGTACGGGCAACACGGCAAATCTGGATCAGCGCGGCAATTTCAACGTCATGACGGTAGATCAGAACGGCCAAACCAATAGCAGTACCACGCGTCAGGTTGCCAACGTAACCAGCAGCACCATCACTGTTACGCAGAGCGGCACCAGCAACACTGGCTCGGCGGCTCAGTTTAACAGCACCAACAGCACGGCTATAATCGAACAGTTGGGGGCCAGCACCAGCAATACGGCCACCATCTCGCAGGGTAGCAGTGCATCTGCCGTTAGCAACAACAACATGTCGATGATTACGCAGGAGGGTACGCTGAACGTAGCCCGGTTCCAGGTAATTGGCAGCGACAACACGGCTACCATGACCCAAACGGGCGGCAATAACGTGATTCAGGGCATAACCGGCTCGTCTCCGATTGCCAACACAGCCGGTCAGTATGGCAACAACAACACCCTGACCGTTACGCAGCTAAGCGGCCTGACCGGACCAGCCAATACGGCCAACGTGTTGCAGAGTGGTAACTTCAACACTATCAATATCTCGCAGAGTACGTTAGTAACGCCATAA
- a CDS encoding TonB-dependent receptor plug domain-containing protein produces the protein MQHLFLSLFLYAPTALPDSTIAPVDTLRQRVLSEVIVTASRIPESIRKAPVSIELLDARQIRLSAQPSYFDAIEHVKGIQVLTPSLGFKVYNARGFANPTNVRFVQLVDGIDSQAPHIGAPIAIALAPSDLDIDRVEVVPGAASVLYGLNALNGMAQLITKDPFTSTGLSGSQKTGVNHLNNPLVSAKIFSESSIRYARTIGSRLAFKVNMTYQRGYDWIARDETDLNPNANASLNLTGLTHPARDLVNRYGDESPNRRSLTLDGRRYVVARTGYFENETSDLGLSNLRGDAALFWRIRPTLTVSYRYKTAKLATLYQRTNRFRLDHYRLDQHILTLESPSLQIRAYRTSENTGDSYNIRSMAENIDRSFKPDNQWFSDFSSQFTSSTRAGQTVADALQTARTTADAGRPLPGSDAFNAQVARLRDINNWDVGAALRVRAWLYHAEGQLDLTRAAWATFRERTGIGMQIGFDYRRYSVFPDGNYFINPDGSGDNLVYDKAGGYVQASRSFFGDRLTLTGTLRADKNRYFALRFNPRVAAVFALTDNHTFRFSYQTGYRFPSLFEAFSNVNSGGVKRVGGLPIMSRGIFEQSYLRTSIDAFQTAINTDVNSNRLTTGQAIQKNKNLLRSNTYTYLKPEQVNSLEMGYKGLFFNKKLYVDVDVYYNVYRNFIAQVEANVPRTNNPDSVAYALADRTKQDRYRLWTNSKTRVTNYGASLGLRYGIGRGWLLSGNASLARLDRTDQGDGLEEAFNTPQWITNLSIGNPTLWRQLGASLTYKRQSAFLWQSALATGMVPAINTIDGQLSYTFPTAGVFVKLGGSNLLNRYYTTFVAGPGVGGFYYLTITATVSER, from the coding sequence ATGCAACACCTTTTCCTTAGCCTTTTTCTCTACGCGCCCACCGCCCTGCCCGACAGCACCATTGCGCCGGTCGATACGCTGCGGCAGCGTGTTTTAAGTGAGGTAATTGTTACGGCATCGCGCATACCGGAAAGCATTCGGAAAGCACCCGTCAGCATCGAACTCCTCGATGCCCGGCAAATTCGGCTTTCGGCGCAACCGTCTTACTTCGACGCAATTGAGCATGTAAAAGGTATACAAGTACTGACGCCAAGCTTAGGTTTCAAAGTCTATAATGCGCGCGGTTTTGCCAACCCAACCAACGTTCGATTTGTGCAGTTGGTTGATGGAATCGATAGTCAGGCTCCGCACATCGGCGCACCGATTGCTATTGCACTCGCCCCGTCGGACCTCGACATCGACCGGGTTGAAGTGGTGCCGGGCGCGGCTTCGGTGCTGTACGGACTGAACGCCCTGAACGGCATGGCGCAGTTGATTACCAAAGACCCGTTTACGTCAACGGGCCTGAGTGGTAGCCAGAAAACCGGCGTCAATCACCTGAATAATCCGCTGGTGTCGGCCAAAATCTTCAGCGAAAGCAGTATACGCTATGCCCGTACCATTGGTTCGCGGCTGGCTTTCAAGGTGAACATGACGTATCAGCGCGGCTACGACTGGATAGCCCGCGACGAAACCGACCTTAACCCGAATGCCAATGCTTCTCTGAACCTGACCGGTCTCACTCATCCTGCCCGCGACCTCGTGAACCGCTACGGCGACGAATCGCCCAATCGGCGGTCGCTGACGCTCGATGGTCGGCGGTACGTAGTGGCCCGAACGGGTTATTTTGAGAACGAAACCTCCGACCTCGGCCTGAGCAACCTGCGGGGCGACGCAGCCCTGTTCTGGCGCATCAGGCCAACTCTTACCGTGTCGTATCGCTACAAAACGGCGAAGCTGGCAACGCTCTACCAGCGTACCAACCGATTCCGGCTCGACCATTACCGGCTCGATCAGCATATACTCACGCTCGAATCACCTTCGCTGCAAATCCGGGCGTATCGCACGAGCGAGAACACGGGTGATTCGTATAACATCCGCTCAATGGCCGAAAACATCGACCGCTCTTTCAAACCTGACAATCAGTGGTTTTCTGACTTTTCGAGCCAGTTTACAAGTAGCACCCGCGCCGGGCAAACGGTAGCCGATGCCCTGCAAACCGCCCGCACCACCGCCGACGCAGGTCGCCCGCTGCCCGGCTCCGACGCTTTCAATGCACAGGTGGCCCGGCTGCGCGACATCAACAACTGGGACGTAGGCGCGGCTTTACGGGTGCGGGCGTGGCTGTATCATGCCGAAGGGCAGCTCGACCTGACGCGCGCTGCCTGGGCTACCTTTCGCGAACGCACGGGCATCGGTATGCAAATAGGATTCGACTATCGGCGATACAGTGTTTTCCCGGACGGCAATTATTTCATCAACCCCGACGGGTCGGGCGACAATTTGGTGTACGATAAAGCGGGGGGCTACGTGCAGGCTTCGCGTTCATTTTTCGGCGACCGGCTTACGCTGACCGGGACGTTGCGGGCCGACAAAAATCGCTATTTCGCGCTGCGGTTCAACCCGCGCGTGGCGGCTGTGTTCGCGCTCACCGACAACCATACGTTTCGATTCTCCTACCAGACGGGCTATCGGTTCCCGTCGCTATTCGAGGCTTTCTCCAATGTTAATTCGGGTGGCGTAAAGCGCGTGGGTGGCCTGCCGATTATGTCGCGGGGCATTTTCGAGCAATCCTATCTGCGCACGTCTATCGATGCCTTTCAGACAGCGATCAACACCGACGTAAACAGCAACCGCCTGACAACCGGGCAGGCCATTCAGAAAAATAAAAACCTGCTCCGCTCCAACACCTATACGTACCTGAAACCCGAACAGGTCAATAGCCTGGAAATGGGGTATAAAGGGCTGTTTTTCAACAAAAAGCTGTACGTAGACGTCGACGTGTATTACAACGTATACCGAAACTTCATAGCGCAGGTTGAAGCCAACGTACCGCGCACTAACAACCCCGATTCGGTTGCTTACGCCCTGGCCGACCGAACGAAACAGGATCGTTACCGGCTCTGGACCAACTCAAAAACAAGAGTAACTAACTACGGAGCCAGTCTGGGGCTGCGTTACGGGATTGGGCGCGGCTGGCTGCTATCGGGCAATGCGTCGCTGGCCCGGCTCGACCGCACAGATCAGGGCGACGGGCTGGAAGAAGCGTTTAATACGCCCCAGTGGATCACGAATCTGAGCATAGGCAACCCAACACTCTGGCGGCAGTTAGGTGCTTCGCTGACCTATAAACGTCAAAGCGCATTTTTGTGGCAATCGGCTCTGGCAACGGGCATGGTTCCGGCCATCAACACCATTGATGGGCAACTTAGTTATACGTTTCCGACAGCGGGCGTGTTCGTCAAGCTCGGCGGCTCGAACCTGCTTAACCGCTACTACACCACCTTTGTGGCCGGGCCGGGCGTCGGCGGTTTTTATTACCTGACCATAACAGCTACCGTATCGGAACGTTGA